In the genome of Vicia villosa cultivar HV-30 ecotype Madison, WI linkage group LG7, Vvil1.0, whole genome shotgun sequence, one region contains:
- the LOC131617045 gene encoding uncharacterized protein LOC131617045: MASHSLSLPTLQIRSNRLIQNLPSKLLLSTSRLHTKPTTTTTLSSSIRAMGSSPSSQSNNQNTAEFDSGSNSVDYKSLSDVEWKKRLTDEQFYVTRKKGTERAFTGDYWNTKTEGTYHCICCDTPLFESSTKFNSGTGWPSYYQQIGKNVKSKLDLSIIFMPRQEVLCAACDAHLGHIFDDGPPPTGKRYCINSASLKLKPRQ; the protein is encoded by the exons ATGGCATCTCATAGTTTGAGCCTACCTACACTACAAATTCGTTCCAATAGATTAATCCAGAACCTTCCTTCCAAACTTCTGTTGTCAACTTCACGTCTTCATACCAaacccacaacaacaacaacactttcTTCCTCAATTCGAGCTATGggctcttctccttcttctcaaTCAAATAACCAAAACACCGCAGAATTTGATTCAG GGTCTAATAGTGTTGATTATAAGTCTTTAAGTGATGTGGAATGGAAGAAGCGGTTAACGGATGAGCAATTTTATGTTACTCGGAAAAAGGGAACTGAGAGAGCTTTCACTGG ggACTACTGGAATACCAAAactgaagggacttaccattgcATATGTTGTGACACACCCTTATTTGA ATCATCTACTAAGTTTAATAGTGGAACTGGCTGGCCGTCCTATTACCAGCAGATTGGTAAAAACGTAAAATCAAAGCTAGATTTGTCAATTATATTCATGCCTCGCCAGGAAGTACTTTGTGCTGCTTGTGATGCTCACCTCGGACACATTTTTGACGATGGTCCTCCACCCACAGGAAAGCGTTACTGTATCAACAG TGCTTCTCTTAAGCTCAAACCGAGGCAGTAA